In the genome of Xiphias gladius isolate SHS-SW01 ecotype Sanya breed wild chromosome 1, ASM1685928v1, whole genome shotgun sequence, the window GTGATACCAACTAGTAAAACTGGCAAAATGAAAGTGATAATAACAATCTGCACTCTGCTAGtacactgctgtgtgttttaagtGTGATTTCCGTCTTGTGTCATTGTAGGATGTGAAAGAGGAGCCAGCCCAGTGTAAAGAGCCAAAGTTCCTGGGTAAGGCTGGCTGGGTGAAGAAGGCTCCCGGCAGGCTGTTGGCAAGCTACAAGGACCGCTACATCCATGTGGAAAAGACAGAGATTGTGGTGTATGAAAATGAGGTACACTATTCACTACTCATTTCTGCCAGTTATGTCTTCCTTGTCATGCAGCACTCTCACAAATTTGCACCATATTACAGTGTCATGTAACTGTTTCCATATACtgcattttttgtatttccataAATTCACAGAATTGATCATAATAAACAACTATATTAGACTGAGGCTGCAAAGAAAATATGGTACTTGTTAGTTGTTGAATTTGCTCCCcttgtgggatttgttgatattaataaaattatgtcAGCTTTATCCTTTAATTGGTATGACAAATTTTCAGATAATGTACCCATACTTTGTGTTGCAGGACCTGCAGAACTGCGTAGAGAGGCTTGACCTGGAAAACTATGACAAATGTCATGAATTAAAGAGCCCCTTCAAAAAGAAGCACAGACTGATACTGATTCGATCAACCAAGTGTGGAAATAAGGTGAGCCAAGAGGTGCTTTGGATGAGACAGAACTTTGTATAAATGTAAACTGCAGGATAATATGTTGTGCAAATAGATGAAATAAGGCCATATTTTAATATCATTGTATAATAGCTCCAACACATTTAGCAGAGCAAATGTTGGGTGACGTAATCAGACAAAGGTTATATGATTTCTCCTGTAAGGTTTAAGAAAAATTTTCAACAAATGCAGTATGAAGGCAAGTGCAGCAAGCAAGACACTGACTTACAGTATACAGAAGCAGTGTTAATTCGGGCACTTATTTTAGTGTTAGTTTTAGTCTAGTTGTAgtcaaattttagtcatttcatttttgctaGTTTTAGTTGAGcaaaactaaatacattttagtctagttttcgTCAGTAACATTTTACTCTCGTTTCATTTTTACATCCTCTAAGCATTTTGAGGCTACACctgtctccatctttttttgtgtacaGTTACCATTGTTAAAGGTGTTGTGTATCATCGATCACAATGTTTGTGGAAAaggctttgtttcttttttctcactctaTGAAGAGCATATGTtggaaaagacacacacatatgttgtgtgtgttcatgtccaTCTGCTCTGCAGTAATACAAGTAATACACCGGctttggctcaggaggtagagcaagTTGTGCACTAATCAGAGGGGCGGTGGTTCGGTCCCCGactcctccagtctgcattgTGAAGTGTGTGATCATTTGTGAATGGGTGATTGTGGTATGTTGTTTAAActgctttgagtggttgataagcCAGGAAAAGcactatgtaagtgcagtctATCCACTTCTCTCTCATTATCTCTGTCTTTCCTACTCACCTAGCATTACCACAGCTACCTGTAACGTCCAGTGAAGTGCAGCTGATTGTTCAGACGCTGATTTATTCACTTGTTCACTGAAAACTATCAAATCAATACCCTCAGTCTATTACAGGTATACTGTGCGATACCAACTAGTAAAACTGGCAAAATGAAAGTGATAATAACAATCTGCACTCTGCTAGtacactgctgtgtgttttaagtGTGATTTCCGTCTTGTGTCATTGTAGGATGTGAAAGAGGAGCCAGCCACacaaataaactgtatatttagCGAACATGTAAAGGAGGATTAAATGGGTGACTGTCAACATTAATCATGGAACTCCAACCCCTGAAGtgaacagacattaaaaatgcaaatgcactgTTAATTTTCATTACATAAACTTCAAAAGTAGAGAAAAATTTAACAGTAATTGTAGCATGTGCAAAAATTTGGGAACCTATGAAGTTGGTACTTAATAAGCCTCCCTTTTGGcagatatcacagcttgcaaacactttttgtagcagctaagagtctttctgtTCCTAATTGATGAATTTTCAgcctcttcctgcagatcacttcaagttcCAAATTATTTCAGTCTGTACTGTACACCCAGCACgtttaagatctacccacagattttaaGTGATTTTCAGGTCAGGGGTGGTATGAGGGCCATTCCAAAAGCGTGTGTTTCTTAAAGTAGGCCATGGTGGATATATATCCACCAAGTATCCACATGCACCACATCTCTACACAAATGTTGGAAGTAGGTGCACATTGATGcccttccctgtctgtctgattttgttttaagttgtttttgtatATTGTATCATGTCATGTCTATCGCTGTTAAATCCAAAGGTTTTTTTGCttcacaaagtaaaaaaaacaaagtagttATGTGTCCATGTTTCCATCTGTATATTCATTGTGACAAAAAGGACTTcgaacaaatatttttcatcagagttttaattaaacacattaacacGGACAGAAGACTTTAAATCAAGCAGGTGATTGGTGAGTGCGAGAGGTGTGACTCGAAGTATATTTTAGAATCTTTTGATACTAATACTACAGATTATTTAATGTAGCATGAAGCATGTAGCTGAGAAAATGTaatctaaacacaaaataagtccaaagtccaaaaataGATTAGTGTCAAATTGATCAATTCCTGGGggaaacaatgaaaagaaattaatcaTCTTTACTGAAATATCCAGAGAATGAATTACTTCTAAGACTAGCAATGCCATCAGCTGTTCTCAGCTGTAATTCGCAAAGAGCTGAGGACCCCCAACAACCCAAATTCTCAGCATactcagaaaacagacatttcatttgcattacatcatatgacaaaaaataactaaaaagagacaaaaaaatgagcagaaacagatgaaacacctctacaaagaaacaatgaacaaccacaaagaaccaaaaaaaaaaccccaaccgcaaagaaaccaaaaaccccaaccaaaaagagacaaaaaaacaccacaaacagacaaaaaagaccataaagagacaaaaaaattaccgcaaagagacaaaaccagaaaaagggggacaaaaaaatccaccacaaagtcacaaaaaaaaacacatacaaacaaaaaaatccagtgacaaaagacaaccacaaagaaacaaagagaaaaaaaatgaccaccaaaagacagaaaaaacacccGCAAATAGATAAAATTataacaaagacacaaaagacaaccacaaggagacaaaaaaatcacaacaaagaaacaaaaaacaaacataaagagctgaaaaaaaacccaaccacaaagagacaaaaaacaaacagaaatagatAACACAAAACCacgaagaaacaaaaaacaaccagaaatagataacacaaaaccacagagacaaaaaaattacccaaaagaggacaaaaagtaccgcagagacaaaaaaaaaacaagagagaaaaaaaac includes:
- the plekho2 gene encoding pleckstrin homology domain-containing family O member 2 isoform X1 produces the protein MEDDVKEEPAQCKEPKFLGKAGWVKKAPGRLLASYKDRYIHVEKTEIVVYENEDLQNCVERLDLENYDKCHELKSPFKKKHRLILIRSTKCGNKVHDVKFQAQTAEEKDAWIKALTDGINRAKNKIFDEVKVDESSNLEHVTRTRPKGNRNRRPPTRIHMKEVCVCVCVCVCV
- the plekho2 gene encoding pleckstrin homology domain-containing family O member 2 isoform X2, producing the protein MEDDVKEEPAQCKEPKFLGKAGWVKKAPGRLLASYKDRYIHVEKTEIVVYENEDLQNCVERLDLENYDKCHELKSPFKKKHRLILIRSTKCGNKDVKEEPATQINCIFSEHVKED